In Actinomycetes bacterium, the DNA window GCCGCACCGCCGACACCCTCGGCCTGGGGTGAGCGACCGGATGGCCCGCGCGGTGGCGCAAGGTCCTCCCCGCTCAGATCGAACACGGTCCCCGAACACCTGTCGACCGTCTACGACTAACTTCAAGATCCGCACCGATCGCCGGCTGCCGTGCTCTCCATGCGCCCCTGATCGGCATTCCCGACGGAGCCCAGCGAGTCAAGACTGTTGGCCACGCTTGGTTTTGGCCGGTGGGGACGGATTCTGGGCGCGTCGAGTTATGGGGCGGGGTCAACACGGAGCGCACGGAGCCCGAAGGGCGAGGACGAACGGTGTTGACGCTGTCCCTGCTCGGCGCAGACTCAATCAGCCGGCACCGGTCGATGTGGGTGGTGTGTCATGCCCGACTTCCGCAGACGATGGGCACATGAGAGCTTGATCAACAGTATCGTCGCAGGTCAGCGGGGGTGTCGGGTCGTCGGAAGGCGATTCTTTGTAGGCACACGACTTGTGGCGTGTCGCTCGACAGGGCAGGTGTTGTCCGCTTGAGTTGCGGGCATGTACTTGCGCGAGACGCGGCGGACCAACCGGGACGGGTCGGTGGTGGCTTACTTGCAGCTGGCGCACAACGAACGGCACCCGCAGACCGGGAACTCGGTGGCGAAGGTGATCCACAACTTCGGTCGTGCCGAACTGGTCGACCGTGACGGGTTGGCCCGGCTGGTCAGCTCGATCTCGCGGTTCCTGACCCCTGAGCAGGCCACCGCGGCCGCGCACAGCGCGGAGGTCGACATCGTGGACTCCCGCCCGTTGGGTGGGGCCTGGGTGCTGGACCGGCTGTGGGAACGGCTCGGGATCGGCGCGGCGATCCGCCGGGTTGCCACCGGCCGTCGCCTGGACGGTGAGAGCGTCGAAAGGGTCATATTCGCGCTCGTCGCGCAACGCGCGTTGAAGCCGGGCAGCAAGCTCGCCGCCACCGACTGGGTCGCGAAGCTGGTCGCCATCGACGGCCTCACGGCGTTCACCGACGATCAGGCGTATCGGGCGATGGACTTCCTGCTCGACGCGCTGGACGAGATCGCCGCAGAGATCTTCAACTCGGTCGCGCATCTGCTCAACCTCGACCTGGACATCGTGTTCGAGACACCACCAGCACCTACTGGGAGCTGGATGTCGCCGATGAGCTCATCGACTTGGCCGAGACCGTCGACGACGACGGTGTGACCCGGCCGGTGGAGAGCGGCACGCGGATGTTCGGGCACTCCAAGGACCACCGCACCGACCTGCCACAAGGCGTGATCGCGATGGCCGTCACCCGCGACGGCGTCCCGGTCCGCTGCTGGACGTTCCCCGGCAACACCAACGACACCTCCATCATCCGCACCGTCAAGGACGACCTGGCCGGCGGGAATCTGCACCGACTGGTCTGGGTCGCCGACCGCGGCTTCGCCTCCGCCGCTAACCGGGCCTACCTGACCCGCGGCGGTGGGCACTACATCCACGCCGAGAAGCTGCGGGCCACCAACGGCGAGGCCGCCGCGGCGTTGGCCCGCGCCGGCCGCTACCGGACGGTGGCCGGCAACCTGCGCGTGAAGGAGGTCACGGTCGCCCCCGGCGGGGAGGGTGATGGGGACGGCGGCGCCCGGGCCCAGCGGTTCGTGGTCTGCCACAACCCCGAACAAGCCCAACGCGACGAGGCGGTGCGCGGGCAGCTGGTGGCGCACCTGGAGAGCCTGATCGAGGGCTCCGACAGCTGGACCGCCCGACGCCGCGACGAGTTCGTCGGGAGCCTGAAGACCAAGCCCGGTCTGCGCAGGTATGTGCGCCGCACCGGCGGCGAGCTGCTGCGCGTCGACGCGGCCGCGATCAAGCGCGAGAGCCACCTGGACGGCAAGTGGCTGCTGCGCACCTCCGACCCCACCCTCACCGGCGAGGACCTGGCCGCGGCCTACAAGCAGCTGATCCAGGTCGAACGAGGGTGGCGAGACATGAAGGGCGCCCTCGGGCTGCGCCCGGTGTTCCACCACCGCGAGGACCGGATCCGCGCGCACGTCCAACTGTGCTGGCTCGCGCTGCTACTGCTGCGCGTGGTAGAGAACGCCACCAGCGACACCTGGCGCAACGTCCGCAACGAACTCGAGCGGATGCACCTGGTCACCCTGGCGA includes these proteins:
- a CDS encoding transposase; this encodes MAETVDDDGVTRPVESGTRMFGHSKDHRTDLPQGVIAMAVTRDGVPVRCWTFPGNTNDTSIIRTVKDDLAGGNLHRLVWVADRGFASAANRAYLTRGGGHYIHAEKLRATNGEAAAALARAGRYRTVAGNLRVKEVTVAPGGEGDGDGGARAQRFVVCHNPEQAQRDEAVRGQLVAHLESLIEGSDSWTARRRDEFVGSLKTKPGLRRYVRRTGGELLRVDAAAIKRESHLDGKWLLRTSDPTLTGEDLAAAYKQLIQVERGWRDMKGALGLRPVFHHREDRIRAHVQLCWLALLLLRVVENATSDTWRNVRNELERMHLVTLATADGQIAQRSTLTAGHKSILAALQLPEPARFFDFTVTTD